One genomic segment of Sphingorhabdus sp. M41 includes these proteins:
- the murD gene encoding UDP-N-acetylmuramoyl-L-alanine--D-glutamate ligase, producing MIVSSAFAGKRYAILGLARSGMAVLESLHASGAKLLAWDNREELRDSVADKALIADPLESDLTGYEAIILSPGVPLNNHPIAQKAKAEAVPIIGDIELFAQARASLPSHRVVGITGTNGKSTTTALVHHILESAGVPTVMGGNIGVPILSQQPLPEGGVYVLELSSYQIDLTSSLDCDVALLLNISPDHLDRYAGFDDYAASKARLFDMLGSDHTAIFASNDEKSRLALDGLRDLGRVQNIIDTSSAEIAGQPDWPALQGPHNLQNAIAAIAVVEALGISENQWRPALASFGGLAHRMERVAESHGVLFVNDSKATNPASTGPALGAYPKIHWILGGLPKSDALTECEPYYKNVIRAYTIGEAGPMFGKLLADHVPVEPCEMMLTAVQRAAANARPGEVVLLSPACASFDQFRDFEARGNCFRSAVNSVIESKLIGTATGEAI from the coding sequence ATGATTGTCTCGTCCGCCTTTGCCGGAAAGCGCTATGCCATTCTCGGACTGGCCCGATCCGGCATGGCGGTGCTGGAAAGCCTGCACGCGAGCGGAGCAAAATTGCTCGCCTGGGATAATCGGGAGGAATTGCGCGACAGCGTTGCCGACAAGGCGCTGATTGCCGATCCCCTGGAATCCGATCTGACCGGCTATGAGGCGATCATCCTGTCTCCCGGCGTGCCGCTCAACAATCATCCGATTGCGCAAAAGGCAAAGGCCGAGGCTGTGCCGATCATCGGCGATATCGAATTGTTCGCTCAGGCCCGGGCTTCTCTGCCGTCGCACCGGGTTGTCGGCATCACCGGTACCAATGGCAAGTCGACGACCACCGCACTGGTCCATCATATATTGGAAAGCGCCGGCGTACCGACCGTGATGGGTGGCAATATCGGAGTCCCGATCCTGTCGCAGCAACCGTTGCCGGAAGGCGGCGTCTATGTGCTGGAACTGTCCAGCTATCAGATCGACCTGACGAGCAGTCTCGATTGTGATGTCGCGCTGTTGCTCAATATAAGTCCCGATCATCTCGATCGCTACGCAGGGTTTGACGACTACGCGGCTTCAAAAGCGCGCCTCTTCGACATGCTCGGATCCGATCACACGGCAATATTCGCCAGCAATGATGAAAAGTCCCGATTGGCGCTGGACGGCTTGCGCGACCTGGGTCGGGTGCAGAATATTATCGATACCAGTTCCGCCGAGATTGCAGGACAGCCAGACTGGCCCGCGCTGCAAGGCCCGCACAACCTCCAGAATGCGATTGCCGCCATCGCCGTGGTTGAGGCTCTGGGCATATCCGAAAATCAATGGCGTCCGGCGCTGGCATCATTTGGCGGACTTGCCCATCGCATGGAGCGGGTCGCCGAATCTCATGGGGTGTTATTCGTCAATGACAGCAAGGCCACCAACCCGGCTTCGACCGGTCCTGCGCTTGGTGCCTATCCGAAAATCCACTGGATTCTGGGTGGCCTGCCCAAAAGCGATGCGCTGACCGAGTGCGAGCCATATTATAAGAATGTCATTCGCGCCTATACGATCGGTGAGGCCGGTCCGATGTTCGGAAAATTGCTGGCGGATCATGTCCCGGTCGAACCCTGTGAAATGATGCTGACAGCCGTGCAACGAGCAGCCGCCAATGCCAGGCCCGGCGAAGTGGTATTGCTGTCGCCGGCCTGCGCTTCTTTCGATCAGTTCCGGGATTTTGAAGCGCGCGGCAATTGTTTTCGCTCGGCAGTCAATTCGGTGATCGAGAGCAAGTTGATTGGAACCGCGACGGGAGAGGCAATATGA
- a CDS encoding Gldg family protein, whose amino-acid sequence MTSLPLVWGEGASMKTVLSGGSEPAPVYRYWQGQYDIAAVDSLENLARENPDIVMLAQPRAMDPADLTDLDTWVRAGGAVIILTDPDLAWPSELPLGDPRRPLVTGFLSPLLGYWGLELVAVGEDKAEIVDLQIGDSSFVTQGIGKLELISGKAQPDVRCKLSAADFIARCSIGQGRATIVADADLLNAALWPESATLSPQKSGAVRFVDSLMAEYVGDRDAGK is encoded by the coding sequence ATGACCAGTCTGCCGCTGGTCTGGGGTGAGGGGGCGTCGATGAAAACCGTTCTCTCCGGAGGTTCGGAACCCGCGCCTGTCTACCGCTATTGGCAGGGGCAATATGATATAGCGGCGGTCGACAGTCTGGAAAATCTCGCTCGGGAAAATCCGGACATTGTCATGCTGGCCCAACCGCGCGCCATGGACCCCGCCGACTTGACCGATCTCGATACCTGGGTTCGTGCGGGCGGCGCCGTCATCATCCTGACCGACCCGGATCTGGCCTGGCCGTCAGAATTGCCGCTCGGCGATCCGCGGCGGCCATTGGTCACTGGCTTCCTCTCGCCCTTGTTAGGCTATTGGGGGCTAGAGCTTGTTGCTGTCGGAGAAGATAAGGCAGAAATCGTCGACCTCCAAATTGGCGACTCTTCGTTTGTCACTCAAGGAATTGGCAAGCTCGAACTGATCTCGGGCAAGGCGCAGCCGGATGTGCGCTGCAAATTGAGTGCGGCAGATTTTATTGCCCGATGTTCGATCGGGCAGGGGAGGGCCACGATCGTCGCGGATGCAGATCTTCTCAATGCAGCGCTTTGGCCGGAATCCGCCACGCTGTCACCGCAGAAAAGCGGCGCCGTGCGCTTCGTCGATTCCCTGATGGCGGAATATGTCGGTGACAGGGATGCCGGGAAATGA
- a CDS encoding peptidoglycan D,D-transpeptidase FtsI family protein has product MTTLLANSKKVQFSGKAKEITASAHFRLMILLLVFLAAFTIIIGRLVSLTILEDAVPFRPSTSAFIPPRGDIVDRNGVPLARTMRGYAVRVVPARVLGDKDVLARQLSSIFPDTSASVFLEKLSGSHPTYLRRRALPEQVKQIHALGEIGIEFPREDERLYPQRGLAAHVLGYVDADGKGVMGMERALNGRLVDKNLRATPSTLSIDSRVQAALESELQDAMLMTEARGAAGIILDVETGEVMALASLPMFDPNKIRRASMKHQNNEVTQSVFELGSTFKPLTIAAALDAGTVTDLAVRYNAMEPIKIGGFTIKDDHSQGRYLNVPETLVHSSNIVTARIADNLGQEAMENMFRRLGFDERPHIELFERGRPLWPRNWGRVTNMTVAYGHGIAVTPLHLASAYAAMVNGGIWRPATLLKVEPGKEAKGRRVFKAATSARMRQLLRMIVSDGTGRKADAPGFRIGGKTGSAEKPSEGGYNKTSLVSTFAAAFPMDNPRFIVIAMLDEPKGTAETSFQRTAGWTTAPVVRKVVSRVGPMLGVIPDEHRDVDVSELTPLLWKPKTTSNEQSNETE; this is encoded by the coding sequence ATGACCACACTTCTGGCCAACAGCAAGAAGGTGCAGTTTTCGGGAAAGGCCAAGGAAATAACCGCGAGCGCGCATTTCCGGCTGATGATATTGCTGCTGGTTTTTCTGGCCGCCTTCACGATCATTATAGGACGGTTGGTAAGTCTGACGATTCTGGAAGATGCAGTACCATTTCGGCCATCAACCAGCGCGTTCATCCCGCCGCGTGGTGATATTGTCGATCGCAACGGGGTGCCATTGGCGCGGACAATGCGAGGCTATGCGGTTCGTGTGGTTCCGGCCAGGGTACTGGGCGACAAGGATGTTCTGGCGCGGCAACTCTCATCGATTTTTCCGGACACCAGCGCGTCGGTATTTCTGGAAAAGCTGAGCGGTTCCCATCCGACCTATCTCCGTCGCAGGGCGCTGCCCGAACAGGTCAAGCAGATCCACGCGCTGGGTGAAATCGGAATTGAATTTCCCCGGGAGGACGAGCGGCTCTATCCTCAGCGCGGTCTGGCGGCCCATGTGCTTGGCTATGTTGATGCCGACGGCAAGGGTGTGATGGGCATGGAGCGAGCGCTCAACGGTCGTCTTGTCGACAAGAACCTGCGCGCAACCCCTTCGACCTTGTCGATCGACAGCCGCGTTCAGGCAGCTCTGGAAAGCGAGCTTCAGGATGCCATGCTCATGACCGAGGCGCGCGGCGCTGCGGGGATCATTTTGGATGTCGAAACCGGAGAAGTCATGGCGCTGGCTTCGCTGCCAATGTTCGATCCGAACAAGATCCGCCGGGCCTCGATGAAGCATCAGAATAATGAAGTGACCCAGAGCGTGTTCGAACTGGGGTCTACGTTCAAGCCATTGACCATCGCTGCTGCTCTGGACGCCGGTACGGTCACTGACCTCGCGGTTCGTTACAATGCGATGGAGCCGATCAAGATTGGCGGCTTTACGATCAAGGACGATCACAGTCAGGGGCGCTATCTCAACGTGCCGGAAACTCTGGTGCACAGTTCCAATATCGTTACGGCCCGGATTGCAGACAATCTTGGACAGGAAGCCATGGAGAATATGTTTCGCCGTCTCGGATTTGACGAACGGCCCCATATAGAATTGTTTGAAAGGGGGCGTCCGCTGTGGCCGCGAAACTGGGGGCGGGTCACCAATATGACCGTCGCTTATGGTCATGGTATTGCCGTCACTCCACTGCACCTCGCCAGTGCCTATGCCGCGATGGTCAATGGCGGCATCTGGCGTCCGGCAACCTTGTTGAAGGTGGAGCCCGGAAAGGAAGCCAAGGGCCGCCGGGTGTTCAAGGCTGCAACCAGCGCTCGCATGCGCCAGTTGCTGCGGATGATTGTTTCGGACGGGACCGGCCGCAAGGCCGATGCGCCGGGCTTCCGGATTGGCGGCAAGACGGGCTCGGCTGAAAAGCCTTCGGAAGGTGGTTATAACAAGACTTCGCTGGTTTCGACCTTTGCTGCGGCCTTTCCGATGGACAATCCGCGCTTTATTGTCATTGCCATGCTCGACGAACCCAAGGGAACTGCAGAGACCTCGTTCCAGCGCACGGCTGGCTGGACCACAGCTCCGGTCGTGCGAAAAGTGGTGTCGCGGGTCGGGCCGATGCTCGGAGTCATTCCCGACGAACATCGCGATGTCGACGTGTCAGAGTTGACGCCGCTGCTGTGGAAACCCAAAACAACGTCCAATGAGCAAAGCAATGAGACTGAATAG
- the mraY gene encoding phospho-N-acetylmuramoyl-pentapeptide-transferase: MFYLLAQWLEFEGIFNVFRYLSFRSGAAVSTSLFIGLLIGPKFINMLRMRQGKGQPIREDGPITHLKKAGTPTMGGLMILISVVTSLLLWMDLSNMFVWACIFVTLGFGAIGFMDDYDKVRKASHKGIPGRVRLLLEFVIAGFATWLIVEQIGTSLYVPFFNDVQIDLGYFYIPFAMFVIVGAGNAVNLTDGLDGLATMPVVIASATFLVLVYLSGNAVFSEYLGIPFVRGAGELAIFCACVIGACLAFLWFNAPPAAVFMGDTGSLALGGALGAIAVSIHHEIVLALVGGLFVLEAVSVIVQVFFFKRTGRRVFRMAPIHHHFEQLGWSESTIVIRFWIISLVLALAGLATLKLR, translated from the coding sequence ATGTTTTATTTATTGGCCCAATGGCTTGAATTCGAAGGCATATTTAATGTCTTTCGCTACCTGAGTTTTCGTTCGGGAGCGGCTGTCTCGACATCGCTGTTCATCGGTCTTTTAATCGGGCCCAAGTTCATCAACATGTTGCGCATGCGGCAGGGCAAGGGCCAGCCGATCCGCGAGGACGGTCCGATCACGCATCTTAAAAAAGCGGGCACGCCGACCATGGGCGGATTGATGATCCTGATTTCGGTAGTGACTTCGCTGCTGCTGTGGATGGACCTCAGCAACATGTTCGTCTGGGCCTGCATCTTTGTCACGCTCGGTTTTGGTGCCATCGGCTTCATGGATGATTATGACAAGGTCCGCAAAGCCAGCCACAAGGGCATTCCGGGCCGGGTCCGGCTGTTACTCGAATTTGTCATCGCCGGTTTCGCAACCTGGCTGATCGTAGAGCAAATTGGCACCAGCCTTTACGTTCCGTTCTTCAACGACGTCCAGATCGACCTGGGTTATTTCTACATACCCTTTGCGATGTTCGTGATCGTTGGTGCTGGCAATGCGGTCAATCTTACCGACGGGCTGGATGGTCTCGCGACCATGCCGGTGGTGATCGCCAGTGCAACCTTTCTGGTGCTCGTCTACCTGTCCGGTAATGCGGTCTTCTCCGAATATCTCGGCATCCCGTTCGTTCGCGGGGCAGGAGAGTTGGCAATTTTCTGCGCTTGCGTGATCGGAGCCTGTCTGGCCTTCCTGTGGTTCAATGCGCCGCCGGCTGCGGTGTTCATGGGCGATACCGGCAGTCTGGCGCTTGGCGGCGCGCTTGGTGCCATTGCCGTTTCGATCCATCATGAAATCGTGCTCGCGCTGGTTGGCGGCTTGTTCGTGCTCGAAGCGGTATCGGTGATCGTTCAGGTGTTCTTCTTCAAGCGCACAGGTCGCCGCGTGTTCCGCATGGCGCCGATCCATCACCATTTCGAACAGCTTGGCTGGTCCGAATCCACCATCGTGATCCGCTTCTGGATCATCAGTCTGGTGCTCGCGCTGGCTGGATTGGCAACGTTGAAGCTCAGATGA
- the rsmH gene encoding 16S rRNA (cytosine(1402)-N(4))-methyltransferase RsmH, with protein sequence MTPVAAARHVPVLLAEVIDALAITPGETHVDGTFGAGGYSAAMLDAGAIVHAFDQDPAAIAAGQAMVDASDGKLKLHHALYSEMADVLIDEDIDGVTLDIGVSSMQLDQAERGFSFQKDGPLDMRMSSDGESAADFLNEADEEAIADVIYRYGEERRSRRIAKAIVEARPLTRTSELAHVVRKALGFRQGDKKDPATRTFQAIRIHINRELGELEDGLAAAEKLLQPGGRLAVVTFHSLEDRIVKNFLRDRSGQKSAGSRHLPQVNETRPAPTFHKPAKAVRPAGAEQALNPRARSATLRSAVRTDAPSGGGEQ encoded by the coding sequence ATGACCCCGGTCGCTGCCGCACGCCATGTTCCCGTCCTGCTTGCTGAAGTCATCGACGCGCTCGCCATTACCCCTGGCGAGACGCATGTCGACGGCACGTTCGGTGCCGGTGGCTATAGTGCTGCAATGCTCGATGCCGGTGCAATCGTTCATGCCTTTGATCAGGACCCCGCTGCCATAGCGGCTGGCCAGGCCATGGTTGATGCTTCCGATGGCAAGCTCAAGCTTCACCATGCTCTCTACTCTGAAATGGCCGACGTGCTGATCGATGAAGATATTGACGGCGTAACGCTGGATATCGGTGTATCGTCGATGCAGCTGGATCAGGCTGAGCGCGGATTCTCCTTTCAGAAAGACGGGCCGCTCGACATGCGTATGTCGAGCGATGGCGAGAGCGCGGCTGATTTTCTCAATGAAGCCGATGAAGAAGCGATTGCCGATGTCATCTATCGCTATGGCGAGGAGCGCCGGTCACGGCGCATCGCCAAGGCCATCGTGGAAGCGCGGCCGCTGACCCGGACGTCCGAGCTTGCGCACGTAGTCAGAAAAGCGCTGGGATTTCGCCAGGGCGACAAGAAAGATCCTGCCACCCGGACTTTTCAGGCGATCCGCATCCATATCAATCGCGAACTGGGCGAACTCGAAGACGGTCTGGCCGCAGCGGAAAAATTGCTGCAGCCCGGTGGCCGTCTGGCGGTTGTGACATTCCACAGCCTCGAAGATCGCATCGTCAAGAATTTTCTGCGGGACCGCAGCGGGCAAAAATCCGCCGGTTCGCGCCATCTACCCCAGGTTAACGAGACACGGCCGGCACCCACCTTTCATAAACCAGCCAAAGCGGTGCGTCCGGCCGGGGCGGAGCAGGCCCTTAATCCCCGAGCCCGCTCCGCCACCCTGAGATCAGCGGTGCGCACCGACGCACCGAGCGGGGGTGGCGAGCAATGA
- a CDS encoding peptidoglycan glycosyltransferase FtsW, which produces MTSSSQQDAGPANTLPEISGALKKKRFQLQSRFGRSDRSPLAIWFWELDRVLLGLILTLVAIGLIAVAAASPVTALKQSTAAVTVDPLYYFYRQLGWVIVGIPVMLVVSMLPKEQARRFAILAALVAFILLFLVPVLGKSVNGAQRWIGYGFATIQPGEFLKPLYAVTLAWLLSLRIKDPALPVISLSVILTAIIAVLMMMQPNLGETILICGIWFAVMTVSGLSARLIAMIGIGGVGGLVGAYFLYPVATQRINAWLFGGGEFDQVMLAHKALTGGGLLGTGPGLGTAKFKLPEAHTDYIFSVIGEEFGLLACMAIALVYLAIIVRVFLRLLDEEDNFIILAVAGLTAQFGGQALINMAVNLQLFPSKGMTLPLISYGGSSILALCIGIGLLLAFTRRNPYLDRSQYVSAWPEQGRIAV; this is translated from the coding sequence ATGACGAGCTCATCTCAACAAGACGCCGGACCTGCAAATACGCTTCCCGAAATTTCCGGCGCGCTCAAAAAGAAGCGCTTTCAGCTGCAATCGCGGTTCGGTCGCAGCGATCGCTCGCCGCTCGCGATCTGGTTCTGGGAACTGGACCGGGTGCTGCTCGGACTGATCCTGACTCTGGTGGCAATCGGTCTGATCGCGGTTGCTGCGGCGTCGCCGGTGACCGCACTTAAACAGAGCACTGCGGCTGTCACGGTTGACCCGCTCTATTATTTCTACCGTCAGCTTGGCTGGGTGATCGTCGGCATTCCGGTGATGCTTGTCGTCTCGATGCTGCCAAAGGAGCAGGCCCGGCGCTTCGCTATTTTGGCCGCTCTGGTTGCTTTCATATTGTTGTTCCTGGTTCCGGTTCTCGGGAAATCCGTCAACGGTGCCCAACGCTGGATCGGCTATGGTTTCGCCACTATCCAGCCGGGCGAGTTTCTCAAGCCGCTTTACGCGGTAACGCTGGCCTGGCTGCTGTCGCTCAGGATAAAGGATCCGGCCCTGCCGGTCATTTCGCTATCCGTCATTCTGACAGCGATCATCGCCGTTCTGATGATGATGCAGCCCAATCTGGGGGAGACCATCCTCATATGCGGCATCTGGTTTGCGGTGATGACCGTCTCCGGCCTGTCGGCGCGCCTGATCGCGATGATCGGTATCGGGGGTGTCGGCGGTCTGGTGGGAGCCTATTTCCTCTATCCCGTCGCGACCCAGCGGATCAACGCATGGCTATTTGGTGGCGGAGAATTTGATCAGGTGATGCTCGCCCATAAAGCGCTGACCGGAGGAGGATTGCTCGGCACCGGACCCGGTCTCGGGACAGCCAAGTTCAAGCTGCCCGAGGCGCATACCGACTATATCTTCTCGGTCATCGGGGAAGAATTCGGACTGCTTGCGTGTATGGCCATCGCACTTGTCTATCTCGCGATCATTGTCCGCGTCTTCCTTCGTCTGCTTGATGAAGAAGATAATTTCATCATTCTCGCCGTTGCCGGCCTGACTGCGCAATTTGGCGGCCAGGCGCTGATCAACATGGCGGTCAACCTTCAGCTGTTCCCGTCCAAGGGCATGACTCTGCCGCTGATCAGCTATGGGGGCTCGTCGATATTGGCGCTCTGTATAGGTATTGGACTTTTGCTCGCATTTACGCGGCGGAACCCGTATCTTGACCGTTCACAATATGTCTCGGCCTGGCCCGAGCAAGGACGGATAGCGGTATGA
- a CDS encoding division/cell wall cluster transcriptional repressor MraZ: MSGAYAYSGSAISAIDDKGRLSVPAFLRKNLVESSDGRTLCLGTHEKWDCLVGFGLSRKADMLSEIDRQWEAAIARGDSFDKDAAGARKFSSLQDLSFDASGRFILPPQLREIGNLESNVLFHGIGTTFCLWNPQTLLDTTDDVPVDRRLVEHHLKEAGQKSGGKQK; encoded by the coding sequence GTGTCAGGTGCATATGCATATTCAGGCTCTGCAATATCGGCGATAGACGATAAAGGTCGGCTGTCGGTACCCGCCTTCCTGCGTAAAAATCTGGTTGAAAGCAGCGACGGACGCACGCTCTGTCTCGGCACACACGAAAAATGGGATTGCCTCGTCGGCTTCGGTCTCAGCCGCAAAGCTGATATGCTCAGCGAAATTGACAGGCAGTGGGAAGCCGCGATCGCGCGTGGCGACAGTTTCGACAAGGATGCTGCCGGCGCCCGGAAATTTTCTTCGTTGCAGGATTTGAGCTTTGACGCCAGCGGCCGCTTCATCCTGCCGCCGCAACTGCGGGAAATCGGTAATCTTGAGAGCAACGTCCTGTTTCACGGCATCGGCACGACCTTCTGTCTGTGGAATCCGCAAACATTGCTCGACACAACCGATGACGTCCCGGTCGATCGCCGACTGGTCGAACATCATCTGAAAGAAGCTGGCCAGAAAAGCGGAGGGAAGCAGAAATGA
- a CDS encoding UDP-N-acetylmuramoyl-L-alanyl-D-glutamate--2,6-diaminopimelate ligase — protein sequence MRLNSLKSGLDGEAGEQNVTGFAIDHRKIAPGNIFGAFRGEKFNGEDFIEAAIAAGAIAIVAQPEAQVEGAVHITDDEPRRLFAQMAARYYTPTPAHVAAVTGTNGKTSIAELTRQLWRMDGYNSASIGTLGVTTADEQVRTGLTTPDIVTFLSNMSGLAREGVSHAIFEASSHGLSQYRTEGLPVQVGAFTNLSRDHLDYHGDMDSYFEAKMRLFDEVVESDGTAVIWADDEPWSGKAIQRAKDRGLELFTVGETGETLRLVSQTPTHLGQVLMVKAQGNTHRISLPLIGAYQAANILCAAAIVLATGGKLENIFDHMQRVQPVRGRMERAVITRAGAPVYVDYAHTPDALRAAIEALRPHVTGKLITIFGAGGDRDKGKRPEMGKIAVEKSDHVIVTDDNPRSEDSATIRAEIMAGATGAEEVADRRAAIARAIAMAGPQDIILLAGKGHEQGQIVGDRVIPFDDVEVARECAGAQPL from the coding sequence ATGAGACTGAATAGTCTGAAATCAGGGTTGGACGGGGAAGCTGGTGAGCAGAATGTCACCGGCTTTGCCATAGATCACCGCAAAATCGCGCCCGGCAATATTTTTGGCGCGTTCCGCGGTGAGAAATTCAATGGCGAGGATTTTATCGAGGCGGCGATTGCCGCTGGAGCCATAGCTATCGTTGCCCAACCAGAGGCGCAGGTGGAAGGCGCCGTGCATATCACTGATGACGAGCCCCGGCGATTGTTCGCCCAGATGGCGGCGCGCTATTACACGCCGACACCCGCCCATGTGGCGGCGGTTACCGGAACCAACGGCAAGACATCGATCGCGGAGCTCACTCGCCAGCTGTGGCGGATGGATGGTTATAATAGCGCATCAATCGGCACGCTCGGCGTCACCACCGCTGACGAGCAGGTCAGGACCGGATTGACGACCCCCGATATCGTCACCTTTCTCTCCAATATGTCCGGTCTTGCCAGGGAAGGGGTCAGCCACGCGATTTTTGAAGCGTCGAGCCACGGCCTCTCGCAATATCGCACCGAGGGGCTGCCGGTTCAGGTTGGAGCCTTCACCAATTTGAGCCGCGACCATCTTGACTATCACGGCGATATGGACAGCTATTTCGAAGCCAAGATGCGGCTGTTTGACGAAGTTGTCGAGAGTGACGGAACCGCTGTCATCTGGGCCGATGACGAGCCCTGGTCCGGCAAGGCGATCCAGCGCGCGAAGGATCGCGGGCTCGAACTGTTCACCGTCGGAGAAACGGGCGAAACGCTGAGGCTGGTGTCGCAAACACCGACCCATCTTGGTCAGGTCCTGATGGTCAAGGCGCAGGGGAATACCCACCGTATTTCGCTGCCGCTGATCGGCGCCTACCAGGCTGCCAATATCCTGTGCGCAGCGGCCATTGTGCTGGCAACCGGCGGGAAACTGGAAAATATATTCGATCATATGCAGCGCGTGCAGCCGGTCCGCGGCCGGATGGAACGCGCGGTCATCACCCGGGCAGGGGCACCGGTCTATGTCGATTATGCCCATACGCCGGATGCCCTGCGCGCTGCGATCGAAGCCTTGCGGCCGCATGTGACCGGCAAACTGATCACGATTTTCGGTGCTGGCGGTGACCGCGACAAGGGCAAGCGTCCTGAAATGGGCAAGATTGCGGTTGAAAAGTCCGATCATGTCATTGTCACCGATGATAATCCCCGTAGCGAAGATTCTGCCACCATCCGCGCCGAAATCATGGCCGGAGCAACCGGTGCCGAGGAAGTGGCTGATCGACGTGCCGCGATTGCCAGGGCGATAGCAATGGCCGGTCCGCAGGATATCATCCTGCTTGCCGGAAAAGGCCACGAACAGGGCCAGATCGTCGGCGACCGCGTCATCCCCTTTGACGATGTCGAAGTGGCGAGAGAATGTGCCGGAGCGCAGCCTTTATGA
- a CDS encoding UDP-N-acetylmuramoyl-tripeptide--D-alanyl-D-alanine ligase, with protein sequence MTALWTSAAIANATSGQASADFSVSGVAFDSREIGPGDLFVALKGEHSDGHLHVEQAFSSGAAGAIVSQPVAGPHILVADTARALDALGKASRSRTDAKIIGVTGSVGKTGTKEALYAALDRCSFGKAHRSVKSYNNHVGVPLSLSRMPQDTKFGIFEMGMNHAHELSALTRLVRPHAAIITAIAPAHIGNFPNGEVGIVDAKAEIFEGLMPGGTAIIPHDSPHCQRLRSKAERYADHVITFGFDQGADVRAVDIVPAPRGGSLVTANLGDQSLCFTIAEAGRHWVSNSLAILAAVRAVGGDLATAGLALAEMSGIDGRGRRHLISLKSGGKATVIDESYNANPASMKATLQHFTSEPCTGQKIVILGAMGELGEQSAHYHASLADDILLSGADTVILVGEDMAHTAAKLEQGLDQGVKMSHAASASEALTEVAKLISDGDILLIKGSNYLGLSSAVSALVSGEY encoded by the coding sequence ATGACCGCATTATGGACATCCGCCGCGATAGCGAATGCCACTTCCGGCCAGGCCAGCGCTGATTTTTCGGTGAGCGGTGTCGCCTTTGATTCGCGCGAAATCGGTCCGGGTGACCTGTTCGTCGCGCTGAAGGGCGAGCATAGTGACGGCCATTTGCATGTCGAGCAGGCCTTTTCCTCCGGCGCTGCTGGCGCGATTGTCAGTCAGCCGGTGGCGGGACCCCATATTCTGGTAGCCGACACCGCTCGTGCTCTCGATGCACTGGGCAAGGCATCGCGCAGCCGCACCGATGCGAAAATCATCGGCGTGACCGGATCGGTCGGCAAGACCGGCACGAAGGAGGCATTATATGCCGCGCTCGACCGCTGTTCCTTCGGCAAGGCGCATCGGTCGGTCAAAAGTTACAACAACCATGTTGGCGTTCCGCTCAGCCTGTCGCGTATGCCGCAAGATACGAAATTTGGTATTTTCGAAATGGGAATGAACCACGCGCACGAACTTTCGGCGCTGACTCGTCTGGTGCGACCGCATGCCGCGATTATCACTGCGATAGCACCTGCCCATATCGGCAATTTCCCTAATGGCGAGGTCGGTATTGTTGACGCGAAAGCGGAGATATTTGAAGGGCTGATGCCCGGCGGCACTGCAATCATTCCGCATGACAGCCCGCATTGCCAGCGGCTGCGGAGCAAGGCCGAGCGTTATGCCGATCATGTAATAACCTTCGGATTTGATCAAGGGGCTGACGTCCGCGCCGTGGATATCGTTCCCGCGCCCCGGGGTGGTTCGCTGGTCACCGCAAATCTCGGCGATCAAAGCCTCTGCTTCACGATCGCCGAGGCGGGTCGGCATTGGGTATCCAATTCGCTGGCCATTCTCGCCGCGGTTCGTGCCGTCGGCGGGGATCTCGCGACTGCCGGTCTGGCGCTGGCCGAGATGAGCGGTATTGATGGTCGGGGACGCCGCCATCTCATTTCGCTGAAATCCGGTGGCAAGGCGACCGTCATCGACGAAAGCTACAATGCCAATCCGGCGTCGATGAAAGCGACATTGCAACATTTTACCAGCGAGCCCTGCACCGGACAGAAAATCGTCATATTGGGCGCCATGGGCGAGCTGGGCGAGCAATCCGCCCATTATCACGCGTCATTGGCCGATGATATCCTTCTGTCTGGAGCCGATACGGTCATTTTGGTCGGCGAAGATATGGCACATACGGCCGCGAAACTTGAACAGGGCCTTGATCAGGGCGTGAAAATGTCACATGCCGCGAGTGCTTCGGAGGCGCTGACCGAGGTCGCAAAATTGATCAGCGACGGGGACATCCTTTTAATCAAGGGGTCAAATTATCTGGGGCTTTCCTCCGCGGTTTCCGCGCTGGTGAGCGGGGAGTATTGA